ATTATCACACTTTGTCAGGAAGCTAGAGACTACCATTTTGCCAGTGTGTGTGTGAACCCAGCGTGGGTGAAGCTTGCTAGTCAGCAGCTTCAAGGATCTGATGTAAAGGTGTGTACAGTCATTGGTTTTCCATTAGGTGCAAGTTCACCAGATGTAAAAGCTTTTGAAACAAAAAAGGCGATTGAAGATGGGGCACATGAAGTGGATATGGTAATCAACATCGGTGCTATGAAAAGTGGGAACTATGATGTGGTTCTTGAAGATATAAAAGCTGTTGTTGAGGCGGCAGGAAATGCTGCATTATCAAAAGTAATCATCGAAACGGCCCTATTGACGAACGATGAAAAAATAAAGGCATGCGAATTATCTGTACAGGCAGGTGCAGATTTTGTAAAAACGTCTACTGGTTTTTCAAAAGGTGGAGCAACGATAGAAGATATAGCTCTAATGAGAAAAACTGTTGGTCCAGATATCGGTGTAAAAGCATCAGGTGGCGTGAGAAGCGCAGAAGATGCAAAGAACATGATTGAAGCAGGGGCAACTCGATTAGGGGCAAGTTCTGGCGTAGCAATTGTTAAAGGATTAACTGCTGAATCTGATTATTAAAAAAAGCTTGAGGGTAACCTCAAGCTTTTTTACATTAGATTTACCTCCCATGCACTTTCTCAATAAAATGACCGAACTGGCTAGCAAAAGGTAGTACCAGTAATGAAGAAAATACATTAAATACAACGCTTGCATGTGCTAATTGGACGGCTGGTGATGTAGACCAACTTTGAACAATATCTGCTAAATAAGTGACAAAAGGAAGAAACACAAAGACACCCACTACATTCAGCCAAATATGGGCGTAAGCTGTGAGCTTGGCCTCTTTTCTCGCACCGATACTTGCCATCCACCCCGTCACACATGTGCCAATGTTAGCCCCGAGCATAGCGGCAATACCTGATTCTAAACCTATGGTCCCTGCCATTAAAAAGCTCATTAGAATGCCTGTCGTAGCAGAACTTGATTGAATGAGGGCAGTAAAAATAATACCAATAAGTACAGATATCGCTATACTATCATTCATCATGAGGAACCCTTGATGAACAAACTCAAGTGAGGATAACGGATCAGCAATCCACTTAAACCCTCTCATGGCAGTGAAAATCATACCAATCCCGAGGAAAATAACTCCAGTTGCGCGTAATTTTCCTCTAGTTAAGACAATCAGAAAAGCACCGATAATCATAAAATAAACTACATATTCATCAAGTGGAAAAGTCATAAATTCTGCCGTAAAGGTTGTTCCGATATTTGTACCAAGAATAATTCCAATTGTTTGTGGAAACGCTAAAGCTCCAGCCGATACTAAACCAACCGTTAACACCATAACAGCAGAAGAAGATTGGAGTACACCAGTAACTAAAATACTTGCTATCATCCCTTTTATGGGTCTATTGGTTAAGCGATATAGCCACTCCTTTAAATTTTCACCAGTAAGGGAGTATAAACCACTCCTCATTAAAAACATGCCGGCTATAAACACACCAATAAGAAAAACGAACAACAATAGATATAACATGTCCACACCTCTTAATCATTCCCAAACTAAAGGGGGAGGGTTTTTATTTATTTCAACTTTTTATAAATGTATGGCTAAAAAAACGGGGACATGTCCAATCCAATAAAAATAATTTGAATAATATAGAATAAGTTTGATTAAAGATAGTAAGCACTTGTTGACCTACTCCAAACAGTGTATTATAATTCATAGGTACAATATTTTTTTGTACAGACCATTATTGGTCAACTTTGCTTCAACGTAAGGAGAGTCACCTTTGATTCTACTGTGTTGTGTTTCGGAGGGAGGGATAAAGAATGTCGAAAACGATCGTTCGTAAAAACGAGTCGCTTGAGGATGCTCTTCGTCGCTTCAAACGCTCTGTATCCAAAACTGGAACTTTACAAGAATTCAGGAAGCGTGAGTTTTACGAGAAACCAAGCGTAAAACGTAAGAAGAAGTCTGAAGCTGCTAGAAAACGTAAGTTCTAAGAGGGTGTAGGATGTATGAGTCTTGTTCAGCGACTGAATGATGATATGAAACAAGCTATGAGAAACAAAGAAAAAGAAAAGCTCTCTGTTATTAGGATGCTCAAAGCTTCACTTCAAAATGAGGCTATTAAGGTTGGGAAATCTGAGCTTTCCGAGGAAGAGGAGCTAACTGTCCTTTCTCGCGAAGTCAAACAGCGAAAAGACTCCCTCCATGAGTTTGATAAAGCAGGAAGAGACGACTTAGTTGAAAAAATTCAAACAGAACTTCAGTTTGTTGAAGAATATCTACCTGAACAGCTTTCTGAAGAAGAGCTCGGAGCAATCATTGACGAAGTCATTGAAAGCTTAGGTGCAACTTCTAAAGCCGAGATGGGCAAAGTAATGGGAGCGGTTATTCCTAAAGTTAAAGGAAAAGCTGATGGCTCACTCGTGAATAAGCTGGTTCTGCAAAAGTTATCTTAAATAAAAAGACTGTAGTCTTAGGACTACAGTCTTTTTTAACATAAACAAAGGGATACTAAAAATTTTTTTACATAAAATATTATTATTTTTTGAAACCAATATCCCATGTAAACGTATATAAACTAGCTAAATAAGAAGGGGGGAGCCAATTGAAAAAATTCCGTCTTGCTATGATTTCGTTTTTGATTTTTATAACTGCTTTGACAGGCATTGGCTCAATGGTGAAGGCAAATCAAGATTTTGTTTATGTAGTGCCCCTTGAGGAGACTGTTGAAAAAGGTCTGTATGCTTTTTTAAAGAGAGCGATTACAACTGCTGAAGAAGAAGGGGCAAAAGCTATTATTTTTGATATAAACACTCCAGGTGGGGTTGTGGATGCTGCAAGTAATATTGGTAACTT
The genomic region above belongs to Bacillus carboniphilus and contains:
- the deoC gene encoding deoxyribose-phosphate aldolase — its product is MQDVARMIDHTLLKPEATEEQIITLCQEARDYHFASVCVNPAWVKLASQQLQGSDVKVCTVIGFPLGASSPDVKAFETKKAIEDGAHEVDMVINIGAMKSGNYDVVLEDIKAVVEAAGNAALSKVIIETALLTNDEKIKACELSVQAGADFVKTSTGFSKGGATIEDIALMRKTVGPDIGVKASGGVRSAEDAKNMIEAGATRLGASSGVAIVKGLTAESDY
- a CDS encoding GatB/YqeY domain-containing protein, with the protein product MSLVQRLNDDMKQAMRNKEKEKLSVIRMLKASLQNEAIKVGKSELSEEEELTVLSREVKQRKDSLHEFDKAGRDDLVEKIQTELQFVEEYLPEQLSEEELGAIIDEVIESLGATSKAEMGKVMGAVIPKVKGKADGSLVNKLVLQKLS
- the rpsU gene encoding 30S ribosomal protein S21 — its product is MSKTIVRKNESLEDALRRFKRSVSKTGTLQEFRKREFYEKPSVKRKKKSEAARKRKF
- a CDS encoding Na/Pi symporter; this encodes MLYLLLFVFLIGVFIAGMFLMRSGLYSLTGENLKEWLYRLTNRPIKGMIASILVTGVLQSSSAVMVLTVGLVSAGALAFPQTIGIILGTNIGTTFTAEFMTFPLDEYVVYFMIIGAFLIVLTRGKLRATGVIFLGIGMIFTAMRGFKWIADPLSSLEFVHQGFLMMNDSIAISVLIGIIFTALIQSSSATTGILMSFLMAGTIGLESGIAAMLGANIGTCVTGWMASIGARKEAKLTAYAHIWLNVVGVFVFLPFVTYLADIVQSWSTSPAVQLAHASVVFNVFSSLLVLPFASQFGHFIEKVHGR